The following are encoded in a window of Diorhabda sublineata isolate icDioSubl1.1 chromosome 3, icDioSubl1.1, whole genome shotgun sequence genomic DNA:
- the LOC130441934 gene encoding serine/threonine-protein phosphatase 4 regulatory subunit 4-like — METDEVEESKNLLWQDLYMKGDDLQKLSVIQALPTLLQTDRNGTVTRILPKIQQELPVNSSSEFHLVTSRMFKVLIEMKLDMNLMRPVFQGIDSKDPIVASAWSETLLEVIKCLSDNMLRTDVLPFAVKLSQLNRPTFYRIVSCKILGQVAIHPKITPFDVKKDIVPLTQSLCQDCMYEVRAAMCSELPNIAKGIANEINVKIALLPCLVELSSDENMQVRAAAVDAAVLLIPFLNAETITSTAIPLVKQLCIQCGKQGDLTFPSVAKIYGRLLTNLQTHLSDGDRVWFLDNYKELSRRGLSIDKKDVEIDPGMTVTCREYCASNLPAVTRFVVTFLKSEMNKWYSIFKDLAGDPCYIVRKSVAVCIHEITKILGAESKKILPDLLKLIRDDSEEVLDGLVPNIGTTLVLFTNAGLLSREATSQSTLDIGRALLKCQVEIYSNNNWRRRKAFLQQLENLPTCMPADFIHQHFTPVIMKLTIESRARPVRTQAARTLLIFLRYNIKENHRKWIRENLIKLLCNSNSCYTRHIFINMCYDAIKIFSWKYFKEHFYLPLLSLGDDPVSTIRLCVVKICPTLKQMLVMPIDRNLQMKLENFVSKIEMLEKDKDVISMLKQKLKEMRSPQINKQECLLEEKRKIEEEEKIMLGKSLPNSLSRTEQESTYFTSRPGRDNNHRRSLSLQSQSSSIISRAQSVSSNVSEMSFLDQHFYIDAGVALPETASNSSLQAIEENMSLLSVDSPQSQEENISTVSVENTNIENMSDEDLLELKISTTNITDDVKVNIEKKASRLSSEGVKKRNKRNSCLFSSDIPKSNNGAFLKRRSLNISSGETSRIPVITKNVPEKVGCKIKIEKPSRLKKPSMRTENNRNRDDNANIYIKAVGEFDLVDTEVKENRTNNSSIKDKVVGKQSNGAKVSNLPVLIKRAASSTK, encoded by the exons ATGGAAACTGATGAAGTTGAAGAATCAAAAAATCTACTATGGCAAGATTTATATAT GAAAGGGGATGATCTCCAGAAGTTGAGCGTAATTCAAGCTCTTCCAACATTACTACAAACAGATCGCAATGGCACCGTCACTAGAATTTTGCCGAAAATTCAACAAGAACTACCAGTTAATTCATCATCGGAATTTCATTTGGTTACAAGTAGAATGTTCAAAGTTCTTATTGAAATGAAACTCGATATGAATTTAATGCGTCCAGTTTTTCAGGGTATAGATAGTAAAGATCCTATTGTGGCAAGTGCTTGGAGTGAAACTTTACTTGAAGTCATTAAATGTTTATCAGATAATATGCTCAGAACTGAt GTATTACCATTTGCAGTTAAACTATCTCAATTAAATAGGCCTACTTTTTATAGAATAGTTTCCTGTAAGATTCTTGGACAAGTAGCCATTCATCCAAAAATAACACCTTTTGA TGTAAAAAAAGACATAGTTCCATTGACACAGAGTCTATGTCAAGATTGCATGTATGAAGTTAGAGCGGCTATGTGTTCAGAGTTACCTAATATAGCCAAAGGTATAGCAAATGAAATCAATGTTAAAATCGCTCTTTTACCATGTTTAGTAGAATTATCAAGTGATGAAAATATGCAAGTCAGAGCAGCAGCTGTAGATGCAGCTGTTCTTCTCATACCTTTTTTAAATGCAG aaacaaTTACATCTACAGCAATACCTTTAGTAAAACAACTATGCATTCAATGCGGAAAACAAGGAGATCTAACATTCCCATCTGTAGCAAAAATTTATGGCAGATTACTAACCAATTTACAGACACACTTATCAGATGGAGACCGTGTATGGTTCTTAGATAATTATAAAGAATTGTCTAGAAGAGGATTATCAATAGATAAAAAAGATGTTGAAATAGATCCAGGAatg acaGTAACATGCAGGGAATACTGTGCATCTAATCTTCCAGCTGTGACTCGTTTTGTTGTTACATTCCTCAAATCAGAGATGAATAAATGGTATTCTATTTTCAAAGATTTGGCTGGAGATCCTTGTTATATAGTAAGAAAAAGTGTGGCTGTCTGCATacatgaaattacaaaaatattgg GAGCTGAGAGCAAAAAAATTCTGCCTGATTTGCTAAAACTTATTCGTGACGATTCTGAAGAAGTATTGGATGGGTTAGTACCAAACATAGGTACCACACTAGTCCTGTTCACTAACGCAGGTTTACTATCAAGAGAAGCAACAAGCCAATCTACTCTCGATATTGGCAGAGCTTTGTTAAAATGTCAAGTAGAAATATATAGCAACAATAATTGGCGTAGGAGGAAAGCATTCTTACAACAGTTGGAGAATTTGCCTACTTGTATGCCAGCAGATTTTATCCATCAACATTTTACACCCGTTATTATGAAATTGACAATAGAATCC cGAGCTAGACCAGTAAGGACACAAGCAGCTAGAACACTTTTGATTTTCCTCAGATAtaacataaaagaaaatcatagaaaatggATCCGCGAGAATTTAATCAAACTTTTATGCAATTCCAATTCTTGTTATACCAGGCACATATTCATCAATATGTGTTATGATGCTATTAAAATATTCAGCTGGAAATATTTCAAGGAACATTTCTATTTACCTCTTCTTAGTTTGGGAG atGATCCAGTATCGACGATACGCCTTTGTGTCGTCAAAATATGTCCAACTTTGAAACAAATGCTTGTGATGCCCATTGACCGTAATCTACaaatgaaattggaaaatttcgtttcaaaaattgaaatgttggAAAAAGACAAAGATGTGATTTCTATGTTAAagcaaaaattgaaagaaatgcGATCACCACAGATCAACAAACAAGAATGTTTActggaagaaaaaagaaaaatagaagaagaagaaaaaataatgttgggAAAATCTCTACCGAATTCTTTATCTAGAACTGAACAAGAAAGCA CATATTTTACAAGTAGACCTGGAAGAGATAATAACCATCGTCGGTCTTTGTCACTTCAAAGCCAAAGTTCTAGCATAATATCCAGGGCTCAAAGTGTTTCATCTAATGTGAG cgAAATGAGCTTCTTAGATCAACACTTCTACATAGACGCAGGTGTAGCACTACCAGAAACTGCCTCTAACTCGTCTCTTCAAgctattgaagaaaatatgtctCTTCTTTCTGTCGATAGTCCTCAAAGTCAAGAGGAAAACATATCAACAGTTTCTGTTGAAAACACCAACATTGAAAATATGTCGGACGAAGATCTGCTTGAGCTGAAAATCTCCACTACTAATATTACTGACGATGTTAaagttaatattgaaaaaaaggcCAGTAGATTGTCTTCTGAGGGAgttaaaaagagaaataaaagaaattcttGTCTTTTCTCAAGTGATATACCAAAAAGTAATAACGGTGCTTTTTTGAAACGTAGAAGTTTAAATATTAGTAGTGGGGAAACTAGTAGGATTCCAGTAATAACCAAAAATGTACCTGAAAAAGTTggatgtaaaattaaaatagaaaaaccttCGAGGTTAAAAAAGCCATCAATGAGaactgaaaataatagaaatagagaTGATAATGCAAACATTTATATCAAAGCTGTTGGTGAATTTGATTTAGTTGATACAGAAGTTAAGGAAAATAGGACAAATAATAGCAGTATTAAGGATAAAGTAGTCGGAAAGCAAAGTAATGGTGCCAAAGTATCTAACTTACCAGTATTAATAAA ACGTGCAGCTTCCAgcacaaaatga
- the LOC130441936 gene encoding haloacid dehalogenase-like hydrolase domain-containing protein 2, giving the protein MIKAVLIDLSGTLHIENQAISGCVEALKRLREKELYIKFVTNTTKESKRILHQRLTQLGFDVNKEDILSSLTAARNLIDQRNLKPMLMLEQAALEDFEGIACPSTDTPNAVIVGLAPTEFHYEKLNEAFRHLQAGAQLIAIHAGKYYKRSDGLALGPGFFVKGLEYSAECTAEVVGKPNSSFFLSALGSQNKPEEAIMIGDDVNDDIQGAMKAGLRGYLVQTGKYKVGDEGKISPPPSAVFPSFVEAVENILTQVE; this is encoded by the exons atgataaaagctgTTTTAATAGATTTGAGTGGTACCTTACATATAGAAAATCAAGCAATATCTGGATGCGTTGAGGCTTTGAAAAG GCTCCGTGAGAAAGAGCTTTATATAAAGTTTGTGACGAATACTACAAAAGAAAGCAAAAGAATTCTTCATCAAAGATTAACACAATTGGGATTTGATGTAAACAAGGAAGATATTTTAAGCTCTTTGACAGCTGCTAGAAATCTAATCGATCAACGTAATTTAAAACCTATGTTAATGCTTGAACAAGCAGCTCTAGAAGATTTTGAAGGGATAGCATGTCCCTCAACAGACACTCCAAACGCTGTAATTGTTGGTCTTGCACCAACAGaatttcattatgaaaaattaaatgaagcTTTCAG ACATTTACAAGCAGGTGCTCAATTGATAGCCATACATGCaggaaaatattacaaaaggTCTGATGGTCTGGCACTGGGACCAGGATTTTTCGTTAAAGGATTAGAATACTCAGCAGAATGCACTGCTGAAGTAGTTGGTAAACCAAATAGTTCATTTTTCCTATCTGCTTTAGGTTCTCAGAATAAACCAGAAGAAGCTATTATGATAGGAGAT GACGTGAATGATGATATACAAGGTGCAATGAAAGCAGGATTACGTGGTTATCTCGTCCAAACAGGAAAGTATAAAGTTGGCGATGAAGGTAAGATAAGTCCACCCCCTTCAGCTGTATTTCCAAGTTTCGTTGAAGccgttgaaaatattttaacacaAGTTGAATAA